The following proteins come from a genomic window of Methylorubrum populi:
- a CDS encoding phage baseplate protein, giving the protein MALLGELTYALISTSSRSIGGIIPDVVIEETHRDSLIITQHPVEKGAAITDHAFLRPAEVEMRCGFSNSSHGDAGYARQVYDALRRLQASRQPFSVYTGKRAYRDMLIADLGVTTEARTENVLAVAVRLQQIIIVSTKTTGTGTSTTTAGGSQSAQANPESTGSVQNKGEQQGVGVGNQEFIGAAQPNFNPNNPSFSPGGFGTDGNGSFGLSPNQFGLDGISSGGPLEVTLPEQSVVGSSPSAGAGGVYADPYNVFGS; this is encoded by the coding sequence ATGGCCCTTCTTGGCGAGCTGACTTACGCCCTGATCTCTACGTCCTCGCGGTCCATCGGTGGCATCATCCCCGATGTCGTGATCGAGGAAACCCACCGCGACAGCCTCATCATCACGCAGCACCCCGTGGAGAAGGGCGCGGCGATCACCGATCACGCATTCTTGCGGCCTGCCGAGGTTGAGATGCGGTGCGGGTTCTCCAATTCGTCCCACGGCGATGCGGGGTATGCGAGGCAGGTTTACGACGCGCTAAGGCGCCTCCAAGCCTCGCGGCAGCCGTTTAGCGTCTATACCGGCAAGCGCGCCTACCGCGACATGCTCATCGCCGATCTTGGCGTGACGACGGAGGCGAGGACAGAGAACGTGCTGGCTGTCGCGGTGCGGCTCCAGCAGATCATCATCGTCTCTACTAAAACGACGGGTACGGGCACGAGCACGACGACGGCCGGCGGTTCGCAGAGTGCGCAGGCCAATCCTGAGTCCACGGGTAGCGTGCAGAATAAGGGCGAGCAACAGGGCGTCGGCGTCGGCAACCAAGAATTCATCGGCGCCGCCCAGCCGAACTTCAACCCGAACAATCCAAGCTTTTCTCCAGGTGGCTTCGGCACAGACGGAAATGGCTCGTTCGGCCTGAGCCCTAACCAATTCGGCTTGGACGGCATCAGCTCGGGCGGGCCGCTTGAGGTGACGCTGCCTGAACAGAGTGTGGTGGGAAGCAGCCCTTCGGCAGGCGCCGGGGGCGTCTACGCGGACCCCTATAATGTCTTCGGATCTTGA
- a CDS encoding HNH endonuclease: MNKRRWQPDEVERVREWYASGEDDAAIAVALGRSVGSVSNLRQAKGIQRPRETLKRGADWSDEELALAADMYAKGESNNAIATALGRSRVAIKRLVTTHGLRRSMECLPDPSKYDTENEKWRLVRGGLPYAVSSIGRVISLLPGRMGEYLSTWMDEDGYVHVQLQVDGKSKRHSVHRLIAHAFRGEPPTALHQAAHNDGNPSNNSDKNIRWATPAENQADRLIHGTAERGPGGQFIRGTADMIRQAEAAGVSVERIPTPIRSEGA, encoded by the coding sequence ATGAATAAGCGCAGATGGCAGCCCGACGAAGTTGAGCGGGTTCGGGAGTGGTACGCGTCTGGCGAGGATGACGCCGCTATCGCGGTGGCGCTCGGCCGGTCTGTCGGCTCGGTGTCCAACCTCCGTCAAGCGAAGGGGATACAGCGCCCTCGCGAGACCCTCAAACGAGGTGCCGACTGGTCCGACGAGGAATTGGCACTTGCGGCCGATATGTACGCCAAAGGCGAGAGCAACAACGCGATTGCTACCGCACTCGGAAGATCGCGCGTAGCGATCAAGCGGCTCGTCACAACGCACGGCCTCAGGCGTTCAATGGAATGCCTGCCGGACCCGAGCAAATACGATACCGAAAACGAGAAATGGCGCTTGGTCCGCGGTGGGCTGCCCTATGCCGTTTCCAGCATAGGGCGTGTGATATCCCTGCTGCCTGGGCGAATGGGTGAGTACCTGTCTACTTGGATGGACGAGGACGGCTACGTTCACGTCCAGTTGCAAGTTGACGGGAAGTCCAAGCGGCACTCGGTGCATCGTCTGATAGCCCACGCCTTCAGGGGAGAGCCGCCGACGGCACTGCATCAGGCAGCGCACAACGACGGCAACCCGTCCAACAATTCGGACAAAAACATCCGCTGGGCAACGCCGGCCGAAAATCAGGCTGATCGCTTGATCCACGGCACGGCCGAGAGAGGGCCGGGCGGACAGTTCATCAGAGGCACTGCCGACATGATCCGGCAGGCCGAAGCGGCTGGCGTGTCCGTCGAGCGTATCCCTACCCCCATCCGATCCGAAGGAGCCTGA
- a CDS encoding DUF2493 domain-containing protein encodes MIRVLVCGGRDYADRDTLFGTLHEIAQRHNGVRVIQGGAPGADMLAREWCRTYGYDYEHFPADWKKHGKAAGPIRNAHMLAEGKPDVVIAFKGGRGTQDCVRQARAAGIPVVTVGWFDE; translated from the coding sequence ATGATCCGCGTCCTCGTCTGCGGCGGTCGCGACTATGCCGACCGCGATACCCTTTTCGGGACGCTCCACGAGATCGCCCAGCGCCACAACGGCGTGCGGGTGATCCAGGGCGGAGCACCCGGTGCCGACATGCTGGCACGAGAGTGGTGCCGCACCTACGGCTACGATTACGAGCACTTCCCGGCTGATTGGAAGAAGCACGGCAAGGCGGCTGGCCCGATCCGCAACGCTCACATGCTCGCCGAGGGCAAGCCCGACGTTGTGATCGCCTTCAAGGGTGGGCGCGGAACTCAGGATTGCGTTCGGCAGGCTCGCGCCGCCGGAATACCCGTCGTCACGGTGGGGTGGTTCGATGAATAA
- a CDS encoding phage baseplate plug family protein, producing the protein MAIVEIPLTPEAQSFSITLGGVSYRMRLMFNDADEGGWTLDIGDQGGALLLAGVPLIPGVDLLAQHAHMDWPGALVVTTDRDTGEIPTFDGLGATSHLYFVTI; encoded by the coding sequence GTGGCGATCGTCGAAATCCCGCTGACGCCTGAGGCGCAGTCATTTTCCATCACGCTCGGTGGTGTGTCTTACCGAATGCGCTTGATGTTCAACGATGCCGACGAGGGCGGCTGGACGCTCGACATTGGCGACCAGGGCGGCGCGCTCCTCCTTGCCGGCGTGCCGCTCATTCCGGGCGTCGATCTGCTCGCCCAGCACGCGCACATGGACTGGCCAGGAGCGCTGGTGGTGACGACCGACCGCGATACCGGCGAGATCCCGACCTTTGATGGCCTCGGCGCCACATCGCACCTCTATTTCGTGACGATCTGA
- a CDS encoding lysozyme, which translates to MDLSPIGRAALKSREGEVLTAYKDSVGILTIGVGITTASGLIKVTPGLTITAATSDALFTEAVKAYAKPVSDLGVKLEQHQFDALVSLCFNIGQPAFTRSTVAKRLKAGDVKGAAEAILMWNKPAAIISRRQGEYDQFRTPYAVALPKARRGDRSPVKTPNFMAPVPAPAPAVLPKPTPPVAEATVKTGALGGWLSSLFRWAS; encoded by the coding sequence ATGGACCTGTCGCCCATCGGGCGCGCGGCTCTGAAGTCGCGCGAAGGCGAGGTGCTGACCGCCTACAAAGACAGCGTGGGTATCCTCACGATCGGCGTCGGGATTACGACGGCTTCCGGGCTGATCAAGGTGACGCCGGGGCTGACGATCACGGCGGCCACCAGCGACGCGCTCTTCACCGAGGCCGTGAAGGCATATGCCAAGCCGGTGTCGGATCTCGGCGTGAAGCTCGAACAGCACCAGTTCGACGCACTCGTGTCGCTCTGCTTCAACATCGGCCAGCCGGCGTTCACGCGCTCCACCGTGGCCAAGCGGTTGAAGGCCGGAGACGTCAAGGGCGCCGCCGAAGCGATCCTGATGTGGAACAAGCCGGCAGCAATCATCTCGCGGCGGCAGGGCGAGTACGACCAGTTCCGCACGCCCTACGCCGTAGCTCTGCCGAAAGCTCGGCGCGGAGACCGTTCGCCCGTGAAGACGCCGAACTTCATGGCGCCCGTACCTGCCCCGGCGCCCGCTGTTCTGCCGAAGCCCACCCCGCCTGTTGCTGAGGCGACCGTGAAGACCGGCGCCCTCGGCGGCTGGCTGTCCTCGCTGTTCCGGTGGGCTTCGTAA
- a CDS encoding phage protein, which translates to MGQQYARNWKASFTVGGKALDPSSLRMRFATQQKDTSTPHVLNLFITNPSRTTIEAIREEYKKVEISAGYDQDIGTIFSGEIIQVRSGRENVVDTYVHILATGSERPRNFAVVNKALAAGHTFRDRVDVAAKALQEYGVSVGHIDDLGNKKFPRNFICFGMAKDLLREVCEATGASWHIHNGKLNILKNQNTLPDGAVVLNSDTGMVGLPEQTLQGVIVRCLLNYRIRPGTKLQINESSIQRAAISPAYAAGAQNTFFRDQSPNEALQSGILGIAADGFYKALLVEHNGDTRGPNWYTEIVCVKADGGYSPALISRGISDAEGN; encoded by the coding sequence ATGGGACAGCAATACGCTCGAAACTGGAAGGCCAGTTTCACGGTCGGCGGCAAGGCGCTTGATCCGAGTAGCCTTCGCATGCGGTTTGCGACGCAGCAGAAAGACACCTCGACGCCGCACGTCCTGAACTTGTTCATCACGAACCCGAGCCGGACGACCATCGAGGCGATCCGCGAGGAGTACAAGAAGGTCGAGATCAGCGCCGGCTACGATCAGGACATCGGCACGATCTTCTCCGGTGAGATCATTCAAGTGCGGTCCGGTCGGGAGAACGTCGTGGACACCTACGTCCACATCCTCGCCACCGGCTCGGAGCGCCCCCGCAACTTCGCGGTGGTCAACAAGGCGCTCGCTGCGGGCCACACCTTCCGGGATCGGGTTGATGTCGCCGCTAAGGCGCTTCAGGAGTACGGCGTCAGCGTCGGGCACATCGACGACCTCGGCAACAAGAAATTCCCGCGCAACTTCATCTGCTTCGGCATGGCGAAAGACTTGCTGCGAGAGGTCTGTGAGGCGACCGGCGCCTCATGGCACATCCACAACGGCAAGCTGAACATCCTCAAGAACCAGAACACGCTGCCTGACGGCGCAGTGGTTCTGAACTCCGACACGGGCATGGTGGGACTGCCGGAGCAGACGCTTCAGGGGGTCATCGTCCGGTGCCTGCTGAACTACCGCATCCGGCCCGGCACGAAGCTTCAGATTAATGAGTCAAGCATTCAGCGGGCGGCGATCAGCCCGGCCTACGCGGCAGGCGCGCAGAACACGTTCTTCCGAGATCAGAGCCCGAACGAAGCCTTGCAGAGCGGCATCCTCGGGATCGCGGCAGACGGCTTCTACAAGGCTCTGCTGGTTGAGCACAACGGCGATACCCGTGGACCAAATTGGTACACCGAGATCGTCTGCGTGAAGGCTGATGGCGGTTATTCCCCCGCGCTGATCTCGCGCGGCATCTCGGACGCGGAGGGCAACTGA
- a CDS encoding baseplate J/gp47 family protein has product MGTTPTCQITAAGIVRPTFESVLGYVQTAYRGIYGQDVYLGADSQDGQFMALLANAIHDCNGETVSVFNAFSPSTAQGEGLSSVVKLNGIRRKSATFSTVDLLIVGQVGSVISDGVARDASGVAWSLPDPVVIPNSGQITVTATCQVKGDVQAPTNTVTIVATPTLGWQSVTNPSPASPGLPVETDLQLRQRQTLSTGLPANTPLDSLRGALMAVSGVAASRVYENDSNIIDVYGVPAHSIAAVVDGGDVNDIAGIIARKKTPGVGTYGDVIVPVTDNYGVPHDVGFFRSKPVKVAFYIPIRVFRGYTADTKAAIQQAVAAWVNALGIGNRLPLSRAYDAANLKESPINAPFEIVPDGMVATRDGFAPGEPSDLEVAFYERLVCAAEDVNVTVVG; this is encoded by the coding sequence ATGGGCACCACCCCAACTTGTCAGATCACCGCGGCCGGTATCGTGCGGCCGACGTTCGAGAGCGTCCTAGGCTACGTGCAGACGGCCTACCGCGGCATCTATGGGCAGGACGTGTATCTCGGCGCGGACAGCCAGGATGGCCAATTCATGGCCCTGCTGGCGAACGCGATCCACGACTGCAACGGTGAGACCGTCTCCGTCTTCAACGCCTTCTCGCCCTCGACCGCGCAGGGGGAGGGGCTGTCTTCGGTGGTCAAGCTGAACGGCATCCGCCGGAAGTCGGCGACATTCTCCACCGTCGATCTCCTCATTGTCGGCCAAGTCGGTTCGGTCATTTCCGATGGCGTGGCCCGAGATGCCAGCGGCGTGGCATGGAGCCTGCCTGATCCGGTTGTCATCCCGAACAGCGGACAGATCACCGTAACAGCAACCTGTCAGGTGAAGGGCGACGTCCAGGCGCCGACCAATACCGTCACCATCGTCGCAACTCCGACGCTTGGATGGCAGTCGGTCACGAACCCGAGCCCGGCTTCGCCCGGCTTGCCTGTTGAAACGGACCTCCAGCTTCGGCAGCGACAGACGCTCTCCACAGGCCTGCCGGCGAACACCCCGCTTGACTCCCTCCGCGGTGCCCTGATGGCAGTATCGGGTGTGGCGGCGAGCCGGGTCTACGAGAACGACAGCAACATCATCGACGTCTATGGCGTGCCGGCCCACTCTATCGCGGCCGTGGTGGATGGCGGGGACGTCAACGACATCGCGGGCATCATCGCGCGGAAGAAGACCCCCGGTGTCGGCACCTACGGCGACGTCATCGTGCCCGTGACCGACAATTACGGCGTCCCGCACGACGTCGGGTTCTTCCGCTCCAAGCCTGTCAAGGTCGCGTTCTACATCCCGATCCGGGTGTTTCGCGGCTACACCGCCGATACCAAGGCTGCGATCCAGCAGGCTGTAGCGGCTTGGGTCAACGCCCTCGGCATTGGCAACCGTCTCCCGCTCAGCCGCGCCTATGACGCCGCGAACCTGAAGGAGTCGCCGATCAATGCGCCGTTCGAGATCGTGCCGGATGGCATGGTAGCGACGCGCGACGGCTTTGCGCCGGGCGAGCCCTCTGACTTGGAGGTGGCCTTCTACGAGCGCTTGGTGTGCGCCGCTGAGGACGTGAACGTCACGGTCGTCGGCTGA
- a CDS encoding DUF7352 domain-containing protein, which translates to MSEQAVWKFPVRIADGRQEITGPGLPRPVHFALQDGIPTVWAVVSPWERHELPRGIYIVGTGHPIPTGCTHVGSLQDGGFVWHLFMEGQ; encoded by the coding sequence ATGTCAGAACAAGCCGTGTGGAAGTTCCCGGTTCGCATCGCGGACGGACGCCAAGAGATAACCGGGCCGGGGCTGCCGAGGCCGGTCCACTTCGCTCTGCAAGACGGCATCCCAACCGTGTGGGCCGTCGTCTCACCATGGGAGCGGCACGAACTGCCGCGCGGCATCTACATCGTCGGCACGGGGCATCCGATCCCCACAGGATGCACGCACGTCGGCTCGCTGCAAGACGGCGGCTTCGTCTGGCACCTGTTCATGGAAGGCCAGTGA
- a CDS encoding ISL3 family transposase — MSDLLNLPGVVETAREEADDHYVVHARSRRPTAQACNLACKLRKNGTRVTGINDVPHHGKATLIEFSVQRFACPDCKNEAGEVVGNDAISETLPFKEPGFLMTRRLVLWMARQAMRRTFAEIGRDVYVDPKSVAKAFDAYTSVEIAKLHRETPRVLGIDEKKLRGEFRAVMGNLEELTVLDMLKDRGETLELYLNQLSEDRRLEVVVTDRFDGYRKMIRRCLPGRLHVTDRFHVTRAANEVLDNIRAAVAKRLPDRREGAALRMSRQLFRTRWSQTSEEQKATINNWCNRWPILHDAYWTKERYCDLYLCSSPAEAETYYKDWLATLPPTVSLAYKTKCAIQRRWMPMVLAYFEEPYTTGYVESVNRFLDDLQRDGRGYSFEVMRAKLMLAGKLENKTFRDRHPGAFMGGGANVEPLETYHWGVDLGRLSDVFSAEFYIVRDGRRFDQPKGLSTLDPDFDLAA; from the coding sequence GTGAGCGATCTGCTCAACCTGCCCGGCGTCGTAGAGACGGCACGAGAAGAGGCGGACGATCACTACGTTGTCCACGCACGGTCTCGCAGGCCGACCGCGCAGGCGTGTAACCTCGCGTGCAAGCTGCGCAAGAACGGTACGAGGGTCACGGGCATCAACGACGTGCCGCACCACGGCAAGGCGACGCTGATCGAGTTCAGCGTTCAGAGGTTCGCTTGCCCTGACTGTAAGAACGAGGCGGGCGAAGTCGTCGGCAACGACGCGATCTCGGAAACGCTGCCCTTCAAGGAGCCCGGCTTCTTGATGACACGCCGTCTTGTACTCTGGATGGCCCGACAAGCTATGCGTCGGACGTTCGCCGAGATCGGCCGTGATGTTTATGTGGACCCGAAGTCGGTTGCAAAAGCGTTCGACGCCTACACTTCAGTTGAGATAGCAAAGCTCCATCGCGAGACGCCGCGCGTCCTTGGGATCGACGAGAAGAAGCTACGCGGCGAGTTCCGTGCCGTGATGGGCAACCTTGAGGAACTGACCGTCCTCGACATGCTGAAGGACAGAGGTGAGACGCTTGAACTTTACCTCAACCAGTTGTCCGAGGATCGGCGGCTGGAAGTCGTTGTCACTGATCGGTTCGACGGTTACCGCAAGATGATACGAAGGTGTCTGCCTGGGCGCCTTCACGTGACCGACCGCTTCCACGTCACGCGCGCGGCCAACGAGGTGCTGGACAACATCCGCGCCGCCGTGGCGAAGCGGCTGCCGGATAGGCGCGAGGGGGCCGCCTTGCGCATGTCCCGGCAGCTATTCCGCACCCGATGGAGCCAGACTTCGGAGGAGCAGAAAGCTACCATCAACAACTGGTGCAACCGCTGGCCGATCCTGCATGACGCTTATTGGACCAAGGAGCGGTACTGCGACCTCTATCTGTGCTCGTCCCCTGCTGAGGCCGAGACTTACTACAAGGATTGGCTCGCCACGTTACCGCCGACCGTGTCTCTGGCCTACAAGACTAAGTGCGCGATCCAGCGACGCTGGATGCCGATGGTTCTGGCCTACTTCGAGGAACCCTACACCACCGGCTACGTCGAGTCGGTCAACCGCTTTCTCGACGACCTACAGCGGGACGGGCGCGGCTACTCGTTCGAGGTGATGCGGGCGAAGCTGATGCTCGCCGGCAAGCTGGAGAACAAGACCTTCCGGGACCGGCACCCCGGCGCCTTCATGGGCGGCGGGGCCAACGTGGAGCCGCTGGAAACGTACCACTGGGGCGTGGACCTGGGCCGCCTTTCCGACGTGTTCAGCGCCGAATTCTACATCGTCCGGGACGGTCGCCGGTTCGACCAGCCGAAGGGCCTATCAACCCTGGACCCCGATTTCGACCTTGCCGCCTAG
- a CDS encoding DUF551 domain-containing protein, with protein MSDDLGRVPSGPDHSGSAPSPSVSASGECSSRDGWRPIATLPKDGEAFLAADARIAGGFQQVVFWDDDPPRVGWELSTADGPSYHRKAFTHWMPLPEPPAAEGIADGADPPCPRRDKWFRGCRFEPRYDVGAPDMTGMGRVRFADAEDAGPFYEALKPKTYLHDICVQCGKVVDRGGAR; from the coding sequence ATGAGCGACGATCTTGGGCGCGTCCCTTCGGGACCGGACCACTCGGGCTCTGCCCCGAGCCCTTCGGTCTCAGCCTCCGGCGAGTGTTCCTCGCGCGACGGCTGGCGGCCAATCGCAACGCTGCCAAAGGATGGCGAAGCGTTTCTTGCCGCCGATGCTCGTATAGCGGGCGGCTTTCAGCAGGTCGTCTTCTGGGACGACGATCCGCCCCGCGTCGGCTGGGAGCTTTCTACGGCCGACGGCCCGAGTTACCACCGAAAGGCATTCACTCACTGGATGCCCCTCCCTGAGCCGCCCGCCGCCGAGGGAATTGCCGATGGCGCTGACCCTCCCTGCCCTCGCCGGGACAAGTGGTTCCGGGGCTGCCGGTTCGAGCCGCGGTATGACGTTGGGGCGCCAGACATGACCGGTATGGGCCGTGTTCGGTTCGCAGACGCCGAGGACGCCGGCCCCTTCTACGAGGCGCTGAAGCCTAAGACGTACCTGCACGACATCTGCGTCCAGTGCGGGAAGGTGGTGGATCGGGGAGGGGCGCGATGA
- a CDS encoding response regulator transcription factor: MVRESLVALLSGTRFTVRQVAACPGLHLDDLEAARLALVVIDEEAACIVGQVAEALPEVKIVALALRDTEGLMLRSLQLGASAYLTEDVSPADLLKTLEVVIADCAVLPMSFLGRLCLAADPVRAPGPVAALTGLQRADGTSLSSLSSREVNILEGLALGESNKVIARNLDIAEATVKVHVKAILRKVRVKNRTQAAVWAMNRGIVTSAAPPAERFGSVLSPFPLVSGRDGFTSGTLVAVA; the protein is encoded by the coding sequence ATGGTCAGAGAAAGCCTGGTCGCGCTCCTGTCCGGCACCCGCTTCACGGTGCGACAGGTCGCGGCGTGTCCCGGGCTGCACCTCGACGACCTTGAGGCGGCGCGATTGGCACTCGTCGTCATCGACGAGGAGGCGGCCTGCATCGTCGGGCAGGTCGCCGAGGCGCTGCCCGAGGTCAAGATCGTGGCGCTGGCGCTGCGGGATACCGAAGGGCTGATGCTGCGCAGTCTTCAACTCGGCGCCTCGGCCTATCTGACGGAGGACGTCTCTCCCGCCGACCTTCTGAAAACTCTGGAGGTGGTGATCGCCGATTGCGCGGTGCTGCCGATGAGCTTCCTCGGGCGTCTGTGCTTGGCGGCCGATCCCGTGCGGGCGCCCGGCCCGGTCGCCGCCCTGACCGGGCTTCAGCGGGCGGACGGAACCTCGCTCTCCAGCCTGTCGAGCCGCGAGGTCAACATCCTCGAAGGCTTGGCGCTCGGAGAATCCAACAAGGTCATCGCCCGCAACCTCGACATCGCCGAGGCCACCGTGAAGGTCCACGTCAAGGCGATCCTGCGCAAGGTCCGGGTCAAGAACCGGACGCAGGCCGCGGTCTGGGCGATGAACAGAGGCATCGTGACGAGCGCCGCCCCGCCCGCCGAGCGGTTCGGGAGCGTTCTGTCCCCCTTCCCCCTCGTCTCCGGTCGCGACGGATTTACCTCCGGCACCCTGGTGGCTGTCGCCTGA
- a CDS encoding Gp138 family membrane-puncturing spike protein — MHETIRDAVLSGLHIAIPVGVSEDSKDGHTVKLKALVKAVRRKPDGSKELVEMPPFSDVPIQFASGGGTTATFPIKSGEEGIYLVASRGFDAWHQQGGAQPAIDARRNSLSDGFFIPGVRSGKRKLENYSTESAQMRSDDGKHVFDLHPKNGPSMAADGGKHVVSVNPTGGISIKTSTALAVDAAKGTTFKGAAHFTDAVSSDKSFKAPTLTGQVGGGFTGIANGFVGALIGAGAVLIAMAAQAPSDGVQRASYTLAKVIR, encoded by the coding sequence ATGCACGAGACGATCCGCGACGCGGTGCTCTCGGGCCTGCACATCGCGATCCCGGTCGGCGTGTCCGAGGACAGCAAGGACGGCCACACCGTGAAGCTAAAGGCGCTCGTGAAGGCGGTGCGCAGGAAGCCAGACGGCAGCAAGGAACTGGTGGAGATGCCTCCGTTCTCTGACGTGCCGATCCAGTTCGCGAGCGGTGGGGGGACTACAGCAACCTTTCCGATCAAGTCTGGCGAGGAGGGGATCTATCTTGTCGCCTCGCGCGGCTTTGATGCATGGCATCAGCAGGGCGGCGCGCAGCCAGCGATCGATGCTCGGCGGAACAGCCTGTCGGACGGCTTCTTCATCCCCGGCGTTCGCAGCGGCAAGCGCAAGCTGGAGAACTACTCGACGGAGTCGGCGCAGATGCGGTCCGACGACGGGAAGCACGTGTTCGACCTCCACCCAAAGAACGGGCCGTCCATGGCGGCCGATGGGGGCAAGCACGTGGTCTCGGTGAACCCGACCGGCGGCATCTCCATCAAGACTTCGACGGCGCTCGCTGTGGATGCCGCCAAGGGCACGACCTTCAAGGGCGCCGCGCACTTCACCGATGCCGTGAGTTCGGACAAGAGCTTCAAGGCACCTACCCTGACTGGACAGGTCGGCGGCGGCTTCACAGGCATCGCCAACGGCTTTGTGGGCGCCCTGATCGGCGCGGGTGCCGTTCTGATCGCCATGGCCGCCCAGGCGCCCTCTGACGGCGTCCAACGCGCTTCCTACACGCTCGCTAAGGTGATCCGCTGA
- a CDS encoding DUF2612 domain-containing protein, whose protein sequence is MVTLDDYLGRITPWQSPRPKFSATVSATLEPITTAKAVIASIPVAYDLDTAAGAQLDVDGEWIGPSRRVPVPIPNAYFAWATPGRGWGQGVWRQPFSQRFGVSLLDDETYRRLLKAVVLANRWDGTVPGAQEVLDAFFIDPETFVFIQDKGQVPFPRATFAWGIAGRGWQRGSWRGDGVQKPNIGTVNVAMSICIAGKIPPPVMLGLLGQNALRLKPAGVTVTYRVTSVNRRPIFGFGVQNKYISGWGAGAWAVSPEYLLNKA, encoded by the coding sequence ATGGTCACGCTCGACGACTACCTCGGCCGGATCACGCCGTGGCAATCGCCGCGTCCGAAGTTCAGCGCGACGGTCTCGGCCACTTTGGAGCCGATCACCACGGCGAAGGCCGTCATCGCCTCAATCCCAGTCGCCTACGATCTCGACACGGCGGCCGGCGCGCAACTCGATGTAGACGGTGAGTGGATTGGCCCATCACGCCGCGTGCCGGTGCCGATCCCGAATGCCTATTTCGCGTGGGCGACGCCGGGGCGGGGATGGGGCCAAGGCGTTTGGCGCCAGCCCTTCTCGCAGCGCTTCGGTGTCTCCCTCCTTGATGACGAGACCTATCGGCGTCTGCTGAAGGCCGTGGTGCTCGCCAATCGGTGGGACGGCACGGTGCCGGGAGCGCAGGAGGTGTTGGACGCCTTCTTCATCGACCCCGAGACCTTCGTCTTTATCCAGGACAAGGGGCAGGTGCCGTTCCCGCGCGCCACGTTCGCGTGGGGCATCGCTGGCCGAGGATGGCAGCGGGGTTCCTGGCGAGGCGATGGGGTGCAGAAGCCGAATATCGGCACCGTCAACGTCGCCATGAGCATTTGCATCGCCGGCAAGATCCCGCCTCCGGTCATGCTCGGATTGCTCGGTCAGAACGCACTTCGGTTGAAACCAGCCGGCGTGACGGTGACGTACCGCGTCACCTCGGTCAATCGGCGGCCGATCTTCGGATTCGGCGTGCAGAACAAGTACATTTCCGGCTGGGGGGCAGGCGCTTGGGCCGTTTCCCCGGAATATCTGCTGAACAAAGCTTGA
- a CDS encoding PadR family transcriptional regulator has protein sequence MNLATYVAGLPLLVLGIGGFIFGVGRLFRAASKRSRDRRALVLNAVRAQQPNGTGYTLTKECEQRLGKRWPIASIYGHLFDLEREGVIASRWGEATAARGGYRPRHYWVKADLPDLAPPPFPAIR, from the coding sequence ATGAACCTCGCAACCTACGTCGCCGGCTTGCCGCTCCTCGTGCTCGGGATCGGTGGCTTCATCTTCGGCGTCGGCCGGCTTTTCCGAGCCGCAAGCAAGCGCTCCCGCGACCGTCGCGCCCTCGTCCTCAATGCAGTCCGCGCACAGCAGCCCAACGGCACAGGCTACACGCTGACGAAGGAGTGCGAACAGCGGCTCGGCAAGCGCTGGCCGATCGCCTCCATCTACGGGCACCTGTTCGACCTAGAGCGTGAAGGCGTCATCGCTTCTCGGTGGGGTGAGGCAACCGCGGCTCGGGGCGGATATCGGCCCCGGCACTACTGGGTCAAAGCCGACCTTCCCGACCTCGCCCCCCCGCCCTTCCCCGCCATCCGATGA
- a CDS encoding DUF305 domain-containing protein — translation MKDYNDNDVRFIRGMIPHHEMAIRMANTEIVYGSNPWAKQLALRIRAAQQNEIDQMRAWLSQRGLSESGGGHSM, via the coding sequence GTGAAAGACTACAACGATAACGATGTCCGGTTCATCCGGGGCATGATCCCGCACCACGAGATGGCAATTCGAATGGCGAACACGGAGATCGTCTACGGGTCGAACCCCTGGGCGAAGCAGTTGGCGCTTCGCATCAGGGCTGCTCAACAGAACGAGATCGACCAGATGCGGGCATGGCTTAGCCAACGGGGCCTGTCGGAGTCCGGAGGCGGGCATTCGATGTAG